Part of the Henckelia pumila isolate YLH828 chromosome 2, ASM3356847v2, whole genome shotgun sequence genome is shown below.
AAACTTCAAATTCCTCCGAGCTCCATCGACAAACCAAGTAGAGTTTGAAGGTAGCCATTTTAATACCCAAGAGTCGCTGCAAGACAAGTGAGATATACCCATATTGTTACACAAGAGCCAAACCACAAACTATAATAACTGCAGTATTCACCAACTGAATGGAAGAGGGTCAAGGTATGATTTCTGTAGCATCCATTAAAAGAAATTAAGGAATTAGCTAAAGATTTTGGGCAAACCAGTATCCGAGATGACTCAGGTGATATCGGTTTTCCTTCTTCACATATCATGAAGTTTGATACAATCTCCACCACACCTGCTCaccataaaatttaaatgagcAAGTCTATGTCTATATAGCATAAAATATTTGCAACAAAAGTTCAACAGAAATCAACACAAGGCAGACCTTTATTTAACCGCACAGGCATCCCCTGCTTCCGCAAGAATGGTTCCATCTCATGAGTGAACTGTTCAAGAGGACCTTCTTTAAGCTCCACCTGAACAAATGAACTGAAAATGAGAAACATCCATAATTACCTACAGCATTGTATGAACGATTTTTTCAGATACAATAATTGTAAAGATATTTACTTCATGTGGCGCATCACAACTCATTCTCCATTTTCCTAATTTTTTTGAGGTCATGTAGTATCAATCAAAAGAAAGTAACTTGCATTATTTGTATTTTGTACAAAGTGCACACAGACCTTCATGGAAATTTTTTGATACTCGAAGGTGGGCATAGAAGTGCACCACTTTCAAAAACTAGAAACAACAATTTAAAGGAAATTTGAAGTCAGCTGTCAGCATGACATTAAAACTTAGGGTCTATGTTTAATATAATGGGATAAACTTGAGttgaatattaatattaattgcaTAAAACATTTTACATACCTTTTCTGTTGCAACACTTCCAGTCCTCGCGAAGTCATAATCTTCATATTCTTCAAATATTCTGAAAAAAGGGGAGAAAGCTTAACCATATTTTATTGTGTAACTACTACTTCTCAACCAGAAAGCTACAATCCAAATAAAACTTGAGCACTTGTATGACTGGGTACACATCACAAATGACATCTTACAGTTACACTATAAACAAGTCAGAAAACCTTGAGGATACGCAACAACATTTGGTGATCACAGAAACatgcattttttcaaaaaaagaaTAGCGAATCTCGTACtagaatttattttaaaaaaaaagtgacaATCAATATTAGATTCAAGCTAACTTGCACATCATGATATTACCCTACATCCCATATCTTCAAATTCTCTTTTAACAAAAAAGATTCTTAAGGTGAATATAATTCATATTTGCTAATTTTCAGGTTCAATAATAAAATACACTATAATCTCAATAGGAAAAAAAgttgatgtaaaataaaacaTACAGGTACTGTTTTTCTAATGATCGAAACATTCTACAGTCAAACTTTATGAATTACGGTCAGAGTACATACCTTTGGACTTCTTCTTTCGGCAAACTAGTTAAAAGAATCCCAGAATCGCCACGAAGCAGCTGCTCAATAGGATAAATGATGAGAAAACTAATAACTAAGGGATTACAAATTACTGAGAAGAAAGTATATGTGCAAAGAGATAGAAATTATCATCTTCTACAGAAGTAGCAAAAATACCGAACAGGAAGCACAAAGAAAGGCTCTTGCTACCTTAGAAATCTTGTGAAGGCCAGGTCTAATCTCATCTGAAACAGATTTACCCAAAGCAACTTGCATGACTTTGTTGGATCCAAGGAAAAATCTGGGAGAAAGTCAAAAAACCTATAATCATAATGCGATAAAGCCCGTGAATTTCTTACTGTGTTTATTCAGAGATACTTGGAAGTTTAAAGCTATAACAGAAAAGAATCCCAATCAACATATCCGCGTGTCAGGGTCAGTACTGAAGTTCTAAGGGACGACGATTAAGGGATAATCAACTAATCATGAAACCATCATTGTTCATCAATCAAACGTAAAGGGTACGTGAATGAACACATTCTACCAGGTCACAAAATTGGAATACAGGTTTCAAATGAATCTAAAGCAGATATTCGACACGTACTAAATGGCAGCCAAAACAAATGACTTTACAAGTGAAATGAGAGGTTATCAGACTAGCTAGCTTTAGATGGAGCTTTTCATTTTCCGCAATCAAGTTTTACCAAACCACTACCaaaattttgaagatggagaGTGCCAACTAAGGGCTAGAAGACAAGAAAATGCAGACAGAATCTCATGAGTATTAATTAATCTAGAGGACTTGAATTtatgaaaagaaaacaaaagcaGTGTTCAAGGAACATCGACAACTACATAAATCAGCTATACAAGCAGAAGCAATAAACTCCAGCTAAAATTATCTCTAACCGACCACCAACAGATGCAAAGCCAAAGTAAAGAACCCAACTTTTGTTTTATGATTCTTCAATATAACATTTTGCATTAATGAATAATAGCCCTACAATGGGAAGTCCCAGCAATTCACTCTTAGAACGAAATCAACAAACTCATCTATGTTATAGGACCTCAAAAGTCAAgttgaaaaaaaacaaaatttaaccTGCTGGAAGACTTGAGCCGCTCTCTGAACTCCTTGAACTTGATATTCCGCATATTCTCGAAAGTGAAAACGTACACCGAATCGTATTTCTCGATTGCTTCTCGTATCGAATTCACCACATTTTCTTTCTGCCCTCTCCCCTTCTTCTTTGTCTTTGACAATGTCACTGCACAATAAAcatcaaaaaattaaagaaaaatccTCGAAAAACGTCCTTCAAACCTCAAATTATAACATAGGCAAGAAATCTCATAAATCAAAGAGGGGTCGTAAAACGACAAACCTGCCCTATTGCGCTTCGATTTCGGCATCTTCTCAGGAACCCTAGACAGCGAGAGACAAGAGCAGCAAGAGAAGATTTCTTTGACTTCGATGTTTTATGCTAAAACctaatttcattttattttcccATGCAGATTGGGCTTCGGACCCATACGTCAGATGTGATCTATGGCCTAGGACCATTTAGGTAGCTCTTTAGATGGCCCAGTTTTTAATAGGGCCCTATTCCATTGGCCTAGGCCTATTTAAGGATGGACATTTATGGGACCAGATCTTAAGTATTGCTGGCTATCTTGGGCCTGATGTCTAACTAATAATTAATGAATGGATGGAAGAATTGGGCCAAGAAGCATAGAaactatattataaataaataaacaaacgCCATcaatcgtttttttttttaatttttttgaaagtaCATATAAATAAACTACATCAAATTAAGCTtccaaaaaaaaggaaaaaaaggaACGAAACCAAATGGTTTAGAAAAATGTTATTTTGAACACAGCTGATGCCATATTTTAAACCTCTAACACATGTCATTTTGttataaaacatttattttcCTTGTAATTTTTCCCTTGAAAATGTGTTAGAAAAATGTATGCTTATATTAATTAGATATTCCCCCTATATTGAGCGAACACGAAAACATACCAAACGGGTAAAATTTCAAGTCTAGTATTGAAATTTGGTGGCCAAAGTGAGAACTAATTAGCGGCGGTCATATGTTACGGCCCACGCCTAACATAGGGTGTTAATATATAGTTCTTACCTCATGGGATAAAATCTACCTCTAATACAACTTCAAAAGAAAGTCTATAATTTTTAggtattaattaattagattaAATTGGCTCAACAGTAGTCAACTTcacaatcaatttttttttagtatcTTTGAAAACCGAAttgaaatgaaatatttgtattaaaaaataaatatgaagtttttttagaaaaaaaaatatacttaTTTATTGAGTGGATTGAGTTAATTAAGTCTATGAATCTACAATCAAGATGCCATTATTGTTATTGTTGGAATAAGAAGGATAAATTTCTCATAATTCATAGACATTGAAGTACTGAAGTTATATAATCAAGTTAGGATGTCAAATTAATTTTGGGTCAACTTCATGGTGTTGactatttttgatatttttcaaTTGTTCCCCATCTCCAAGTGTGGATTGGTCCTTTAACATTGTCCATACTTCAATAAAAATGAGATTCCCTAGTAATTTCGTATATTTACTATTTGGTTAGAGTTatgtaatataataattaattatttatagtatATGGCGTTTGCCCATTTATTTAAATGTATAAAAGATATGcaacatttgaatatatatatatatatatgtgtgtgtgtgtgtgtgatagcTTTTGATATGTTTTCAAAATTCGTAGTTTGAATCTGATAAAAAAACATTCATGGTTTTATTAATCAACTTAGGGACCTCGTTTCAAACTTAATATCTTGATGTGAGTAAGAGTATGAGAATTATTTAAAACACTCGTATGTAGTTTAACTGAGAAAATTCTGATAATTAAGGTACCTTAATTGTATAGTAGAAATGCTTCGAAAACTTCGAATAATTCATAAAAGTTGACAAAATGTTTTAACCCgaacaaataaatatatgttttgGCAGTAGAAAGAGACAGCAGTTGAAAATTGAAATACAATTCCAAATATAGCATGATTTTCATTTGGGTCTCTGGCGTCACGCAACCTAGCTAGCTAATTGACTAATGATTTTCTCAGaaggaaaaaataaattatttatatattagaaTCATTTTGGATTTTGTGCGTTATTTTAATCTCATCATGATGTGATCAAGAAAATGTTCTTTGCATCAAATTAAATGAGGAAAtaaaccatatatatatatatcaatggaGAATTTTTCGAACCTCGACCTTTGCCATTTAATATTAGTCAGGCCAGATGGTATAACAAGttgtagtttttttttaaatctagaATCATTTaacaaattattataaaatcaaTAGGATCAAAATGACATGATCAATGTAACtgtaatattttttgtttttttagtttTGAGAATATATTATTACAATTGTGTCTCAAACTTGAGAAATTGTTAACTTATACGTTGGTTCCAGATAAGCTAAATTGTTtgacaaatatatattcaattcgAGAATGAGAACATTTAATCTAATATTTCCTGATGCTTAATATATCAATATATCGGTAGATAAATGAAATATTACAAGGGATTTGTTGTGTTATAACAATAATTTTTTGTATTGATTaatgaaaaattgttttttatggtcttgtatgtttgtcactttgcgattttagttttttatatttttatatttcagttttagtctgctagctttattttttttttttggcaattttagtcatttttccaaCGTGGCGTTGACgtgacaccaattcagtgctgatgtgtaGCTGGcttgtacagtgccacgtaagcatttcgaataaaaaagatcgaaattgccaaaaatcagaacatgcaggatt
Proteins encoded:
- the LOC140883147 gene encoding uncharacterized protein; the protein is MPKSKRNRAVTLSKTKKKGRGQKENVVNSIREAIEKYDSVYVFTFENMRNIKFKEFRERLKSSSRFFLGSNKVMQVALGKSVSDEIRPGLHKISKLLRGDSGILLTSLPKEEVQRIFEEYEDYDFARTGSVATEKVELKEGPLEQFTHEMEPFLRKQGMPVRLNKGVVEIVSNFMICEEGKPISPESSRILRLLGIKMATFKLYLVCRWSSEEFEVYKEGLEDSDIEST